In the genome of Camarhynchus parvulus chromosome 23, STF_HiC, whole genome shotgun sequence, the window ccctccgATTCTCGGGGGCAGGATCCGACCCCAGGAGTGAATCACCGGCTCTTTGGGATAGGGACACCTCGGGACAGGGGTCCTCGGGGCTGGGAACACTCGGGGTGGCCCCAGCGATCCTTGGGGAGGCGATCGGGCCGGCAGAGACCCCTGGCACCGGGGGGCTTTGGGGCACGCACCTTTGGGGGGCCGGGGTTTCTACTGGGCTTTGTGAAGGGTTTGTACCCGGGTTTGTGCCGGGTTGGTACCCAGGTTTATACCGGATTTGTGCCCGGTTTGTGCCGGGTTTTTGCCCGGTTTGTACCTGGGTTTGTGCTCAGGGTTTTTACGCGGGTTTGTACCCAGGTTTTTGCTCGCGTTTGTGCCCGGGTTTGTCCGGGTTGGTACCCGGGTTTATACCGGATTTGTGCCGGGTTCGTGCCCGGGCCCGGAGCAGCTTCGCCCGCCGCGCTCTGCTGTCCCTCGGCGCGGCCCGTCCGGGTCACGTGGCGCACCTGGCCCAGGTGAGGCGGGGCCGGACGCGCTCCCGGCTCGCAGGTAACGAgacccggcccggcccggcccggcacggAACCCGGCCCGGCCCCGACCCCGAACCCGGGCACAAACCCGGCCCCAGCCTCGgcaccagccccgggcccggcccgacccccgccgccgcccggcgcttcccggcccggcccggggcagcCGCAGGCCGCGACCGGCAGGGACGGAGGGAGGGagacaggcagggagggctcgTCCGTCACCCCACAGCGGGCTCCCCTCGGCCCCCGGGCTGCCCCCGGCGCAGGGAGCCCCGGTGCGGACAGCCCCCGCCGCCAGCGTtcggccccgctgccccctcCCGCTGGCCCTGCGGAGGCTGGGGGCGGTCGGGGCTCTCCCGGGGGTTTGGGACCGGCTCTGattcccagggctggaaaacGGAGCGGGGGCCGCGGTGGGAGCCGGTGCGGAGCAGGGCAGGcggggatggggctgctcctgctgccggAGCtcctctccccaaaatcccccggctggagctcctgctgggggCCAAGGTAGGCAGAGGGAGCTCCCTTTGGCGCCCAGGTGGGTGtgcccttttccttccctttcgtttgggggggaaaagggtCGAACTTTGTTTACCCGCCCCGTGGTGGAGCCCTGGCTGTCAGCTGGAACGGGGTGGGTGTTTTGGGCCGGGGGCACAGGGGAGGGTTTGGCAAGAGGCCGTTCCTCGGGCAGGTTGTTGGTATCCCAGAGGGAtgcacagggacagtgctgcATCCACATTTACCCTGGGTCAGCATCTCCATCcccctggtgccagcagagcagtgaggagcaggagcttAGCAGGGgacctccagctcctggcaaggCTCCTTAGGACACTTCCCAGCTGTGGATGCTTCCACAGAGTTCAGAGAAGCTGCATCAGTGTGTAAATCCCGTCTCCTGAATTTAGGAGACattccctggctgccagcagcaccatcagCGTGGTAATTGTCAGATGGATGTGACATTGTTCAGGAGATTCACAACTTAACTGagcttttttaaaactttccaGGGAAATCCCTCCCTCTGAACAATGAAGATCTTAGACCCTGGCTAACTCTGAGTGCTGCAAACCCCCTGTGGATCCTTCCTGGCTCCTCTGGAGCAGATGCTGAGGCTCTCTAGAGGGACCTGCAGTCACTCCCAGTGCCTGTGTGAGAGCAGAGGAAGCTCCCAGCCATCGTGTGAGTAACACTTGGATGTGGATTGTGGTCTGAGCATTTATTTATGGCTGGGGGTTTTGGtccagcctgttcctgtgctgggggagctgctggattGAGGAGCTGTGTCCTGTCTGTGCCCCTGAGGAACTTTTCCATGTGGTTCAGAGGTCCCAGAGGTGTGAGCTGTGATGGGAATGGGCCAGCCCAGAGGTGTCTCTGacccctgtgcctgcaggtcTCCTCCTCAGAGCTGAGATAGtgctcctctctctgtcccagaTGCTCTGAAGTCTCAGAATATTGTCTGTTGTTACATAAAGGGGTGTTGCTGTGCAATGCAGATGTTGGGTCTCTCAGTGGGGCCTtggaatgaaaagaaacatcCCAGTAAGCAGTTCCCAGTTCAGctcaaatgttttcatttcacttcatggtttttttcagtctgtttttaaattctgaacTGCATTACAAAAATGAGGAGGTTGAGGGGAATAACCCCTGACTTGTTCTGAAGTGAAAGCAATCAAAACTCTGCAGTGATGCTGAAGTgagggagctctgcctgctctgcactgaaatTGGAGCATCTGgggctttttattttgcatattgCCCAGGAATGTGCAAAGGGAGCTCCTGGGATGAGTTTTCATAAGGTAACACAGCCAAAATATTCCTGGAAAGCAGTGGTGTGCTGTAACTGCCTGGCTTTCCGTCTGGGCCTGTTTCTTTGTGAGGAAAATGTGACTCTGGGTTTAAAAACCAGGGAGAAAGAGGCAGGGCTCTAACAAGGTCtgacagatttatttattcatgCTTGAGGTGCCCTATAGAAAGTCCACAGTAAAACAACAAGGACAGCCCTACAACACTTACACTATGGCTGGGCTCTCACTGCTTATTAATTACCCTAATTAGTATTTGAAAGGATCTCTTGGAGGTGCAAGCAGCGTTAGCCAAGAAGCCTGGAAACCATGGAGAATTCCAGGACCCACCACAGCCTGGGATAAAGGCTCAGCAGAAGTGGAGAATGACAGCCCTGACCCGACTTTCCTCACGTCACGCCGTGCTGAgctttaataataaaaagattAAAACCAGGGAGAATGAACGTGCCAGAGTGTGAaggctggctctgtgcagaggGAATGTGACAGGGATCTCTGTAAAAACagttccctgctgcctgcagacctggaggagctgtgctggcacagctgagcacagtCTGCTCTGGGGTTTCTGTTTCTGTAGGGTTTGTAAAGGTTTTGTTCCCATGAGGGGTGATTTGAGACCGACTTGTTGACAAGGTCTTTTCTTTAATCCAGATGAAGACGTTGGGTTTTCACAGGGAAGTCTTTGACATCGCTCGACCTTAGCATGACTGGCAAAAATCATTAGTGTTGGTAATGCTGTCATTGCTAAATCCTCTAAATTGAAATAGCAGCAAATAACGTGGAGTTGGAATTGGCAGCTTGCATAATGATGGATTGCCTGTCATCTCCTCCTGGGCACGATGTGTTTTGAAATGGATAAGTGCTGTCAGGGCCCAGCCTAATCCTGAGGAATGCAAGACAAAGGgaagttgtttaaaaaaagatactttCCCTTTGGAGCCTGTCAGTGGCTCcacctccagctgtgctgctccttcatTGCTCTGGAGCTGACTCCTCTTCCAGCTGCGTGGAGGAAGCTCTTCTGAAGGTTACGGGGATTTTGATGTCTGAAAATAGCCCTTTTAAAGCATCTCTCTTCTGGTGAGAGCATCTACCCAAAGCAAGCAGCAAGGCTTGGGTGGTGGGAGAACCCTGGAGCGCGGGCCCTGAGTGAGAGCAGCGTGAGTCCTGACACAAAATATTCCCGTAAATCGTTGGCTTTGGGAACCTCTGGCTGTCAGATCCCTCTGTGCTGACGGACAGCTGGCTGAGGTggggctggtggtgctgggttgcTCTGATTTCCCCCATGTCCTGCAGGTGCCCCAGTGCCGAGCCATGCTGGGCCGGAGGAGCCGCCTGCCCCCCGAGCTGAGCAGCGCCcggcagagggagcagccctgcccggAGGCCGTGCCCCTGCGGGCCCGGGCAGCCAGGGactccagggacagcagggacaccgATGTCAGCCTGGAGGTGCTCAGTGGCTCCGAGATCAAAGCGAGCCGCGGCCGAGCGCAGCAGATGCGGGACAGGAAAGGGCGCAAGGCCGAGCTCAAAGACCCCAACGGCCGGGAGGCAGAGACCATCACCTTCATctctgggacagcagaggcTCCCCCAAACCAgagcttctgctgctcctccctgtctCAGGCCTGGAACACGTACAAGGCTGTTTTCTGTTGCATAGTGACGTGTGGGGGCTGCTTCCAGGACTGCAGTGTCTGCATTCCCTACCCAGGGCCCGCTGAGACCTCCACAGATGATGGGAAGAACGGAGACTACAATGGGCGGCTGCCAAACAGCCCCACCAACACCTCTCCTGCTGAGAAGAACGGGAACCAGATCAAAAAGTCCAGCATGGGCAGCAGTTTCAGTTACCCAGACGTGAAGCTGAAGGGCATCCCTGTCTATCCAAACAGGAACACCAACCACCACGTGGAATCTGATTCCTGCTgcaaggagctcctggagaagcCCTTCAGGAACAGCATAGAAAAGCCAGcgctccccagcagccaccgGAGCTCAGAGGAATATTATTCCTTCCACGAGTCCGACGTGGACATCAGCGAGCTGAACGGCTCCATGTCCAGCAGGCAGATCGACGTCCTGATCTTCAAGAAGCTCACGGAGCTCTTCAGCGTCCACCAGATCGACGAGCTGGCCAAGTGCACCTCGGACACCGTCTTCCTGGAGAAGACCAACAAGATCTCGGACCTCATCAACAGCATCACTCAGGACTACAACCTGGACGAGCAGGACGCCGAGTGCCGGCTGGTGCGGGGCATCATCCGCATCAGCACCCGCAAGAGCCGCGTGCGGCCCCACATCTGCAGCCCGGccagccagggccaccaggaCCCGTCCGGCCGCGGCACCGCGCCCGACAGCGGCAACGAGACCATGCTGGAGTCCATGGTCATCAGCCAGGACGGTACGGGGGGTgccgggggtccccgggggctgcaggagggcgGTGCCAGCAAAGCCACCGAGCTGTGGCACTGGAGCggggctggaggctgctctgccccagtgGGCACcttctgctgggctgtgtgagtgcagagctctgcttctcaccctcctccctgtgctggggctttCCTGAGCCTGTCTTTCCCTGCCCATGAGGTTTGTGCTGAGCAATAGatgggtttgtgctgctgctgctgctcctgcctgtgctcatCTGAGGGAGGCAGAAAAACGGTGAGTCAAACTGAACTGGTAGGACCAGACGAGCTGCTCGTGCCCGAGGATGTCCAGTTACTCAGCTGGCTCTCTCCCATGTGCTGCCTGGCTCATGCCACCCCTAGACTCTGTGACAGCGTGTCCTCAGAGCCCAGACCTCCTCCTCACAGTGAATATCCCTGCAaagaggaggggagggctgTTCCACAGTACCAGagcttctgcttcttcctccttgtGGGAGCAGCCTCAAGTGtctgagctccagagcaggcTATAACAGTTTGTTGTAGAAAAACCTTGAAAAGCTGAGTGTGGGAGCAAGGAGACATCCAGAAGTCCCAGAGGAAACCGTGTGGGTGTTGTGCTTCCCAGATTAGCAGggaggctgctcctgggatTTAAGGACACAGCTCAGACCGTCCGGACGGTGGCGGAAGCAATGGGAAGAATCAGACTGTGCCTGTCGTGTTCCCTGAGGGTGTTCCCTGACAGGATCCTTAGTGCTGAGTCATCCTTTGCATCCTCCTTCCCTGTCTCAGGCCCTCTTGGTTTCCATTGCAGAGCTGGCCGTGCAGATCTCGGAGGAGACCCCGGCGGATGTGCTGGCCAGGAACATGAGGCGGCACAGCAGTGCAGGTAACACGCTCACCTGGCTGGgcctgcctgcagggagagccctgagccccccctgTCCATGCCCTCACCCTCCACACAGCCTGAGCTCACCCTGCTCCTCAGGCTCCCCTCGGTTCTCCTGGGCTTTGGGGGTGATGGAGCTGGACGCTCCCTGGGTTGGGGGATCTTTCTGAAAAGGGTGAAATCCGAGTTCCCTGTCCTTGCTTAGGACCTGTCCTGAGAGCTCTCAGTCTCTCTGTACCCTGACAAAGTTTGGGGCTGTATTTGGGGTGTGACTGCCAGAGGTCACAGCTGGGTGAGACTGGGAACAAAAGGAACTGTGCAAAAGggaagcaggcagggctgccccgAGCTCTATCCTCCcagagagcagcccagggctaCAAGACAGGtttcctcctgcacagcagctctgtcctgggagATGGCTGCAATGCAGGCAGGGCTGTTCCCTGCCATGGCTTTGTGTGGCTTTCTCCTCCCTCATGGTACACAAAGCCTTTTGTGGCAGCTGCttccccagtgccaggctgctgtgcttcCCCTGGGCTAATGGCACtgtctcttctcttctcttctctctcctccccaaGGCTCTCCAACCAGCAGAGATTCCTCTTTCCAGGACACAGAGACTGACTCGTCCGGGGCACCTCTGCTCCAGGTGTACTGTTAAAGGACCCGAGCAGCATTCCAGGCCTGTGCTGCAGTCACAATCCTCCTCCTTCCATGTGGACTGTGTTGTGCcaagttgaatttttttcctcagtcttcCCTGATCCTTATTGAAGTCAGATTTCTCCTGCTGTCTGAACTTCACtggatattttggtttttatggACAATCAAGGAAGCAAACTGCGGAGCTAATGAATGTGGAGGTGGAATGTGTGCCCAGGGAGGAGAAGATGGACAAGGAAGTAGCAGAGAACTTGTGCCTCTGTGATTCCTGTAAATCACATTtagctccagcagcctcagtggctcggccctttccctgttttGAGGACCTGTTGTACAGTTCTGCTTCCTGCATTGCCTGAGTGAACTTGGATAGGGAATAACTGTGGTgtctctgtgctggtgctgatgTTGAGGTGCATGCTGagatcctgctctgcagggacccAAATCTCTATTTTGAAGTGCCTGTGTTGGTCCCACCAACCCAAAGTCTTCCACCCATGGTGTTTCCAGtaggcagctctgcctttccctgct includes:
- the KDF1 gene encoding keratinocyte differentiation factor 1, whose amino-acid sequence is MLGRRSRLPPELSSARQREQPCPEAVPLRARAARDSRDSRDTDVSLEVLSGSEIKASRGRAQQMRDRKGRKAELKDPNGREAETITFISGTAEAPPNQSFCCSSLSQAWNTYKAVFCCIVTCGGCFQDCSVCIPYPGPAETSTDDGKNGDYNGRLPNSPTNTSPAEKNGNQIKKSSMGSSFSYPDVKLKGIPVYPNRNTNHHVESDSCCKELLEKPFRNSIEKPALPSSHRSSEEYYSFHESDVDISELNGSMSSRQIDVLIFKKLTELFSVHQIDELAKCTSDTVFLEKTNKISDLINSITQDYNLDEQDAECRLVRGIIRISTRKSRVRPHICSPASQGHQDPSGRGTAPDSGNETMLESMVISQDELAVQISEETPADVLARNMRRHSSAGSPTSRDSSFQDTETDSSGAPLLQVYC